In one window of Ovis aries strain OAR_USU_Benz2616 breed Rambouillet chromosome 5, ARS-UI_Ramb_v3.0, whole genome shotgun sequence DNA:
- the LOC101104313 gene encoding zinc finger protein 354B isoform X2, with product MLENYSNLVSLGLPFSKPEVISLLQQGEDPWKVEKESPGGSSLECKSSPKTTKATQTQDSSFSGLIRKTLKKDEPWNFISENPCIYEDRIKKQKDKSESLQIISVTHTKILTVERSHKNNDFGQNFSLKSVFVKQQRVTREKTPSKYEIQRNSFRQDSNVLNQSKIKTAEKRHKCNICEKAFIHKSSLRKHQKNHTGEKLFQCDECLKAFNQSSALIQHQRTHTGEKPYICKECGKAFSHSASLYKHVKIHTVEKSYKCKECGKSFGRRSALFIHQKIHAQDNPHKYNPGRKASTCNLPGCQRIHPRKKTYLCNECGNTFKSSSSLRYHQRIHTGEKPFKCGECGRAFSQSASLIQHERIHTGEKPYRCNECEKGFTSISRLNRHRIIHTGEKLYNCNECGKALSSHSTLIIHQRIHTGEKPCKCKVCGKAFRQSSALIQHQRMHTGERPYKCNECGKTFRCNSSLSNHHRIHTGEKPYRCLECGISFGQSAALLQHQRIHTGEKPFVCITCGKTFRQSSSLIAHQRIHTGEKPYECNACGKLFSQRSSLTNHYKIHIEEDPFKVDLHV from the coding sequence aatgtaaGAGCAGTCCTAAAACCACAAAGGCAACTCAAACTCAAGACTCATCATTTTCGGGGCTAATAAGGAAAACACTCAAAAAGGATGAACCATGGAATTTCATATCAGAAAACCCCTGCATATATGAAGAcagaataaagaaacagaaggacAAAAGTGAAAGTTTACAAATAATTTCAGTCACCCATACAAAAATCCTCACTGTGGAAagaagccataaaaataatgacttCGGCCAAAATTTCAGCCTGAAATCAGTGTTTGTTAAGCAACAGAGGGTTACTAGAGAAAAAACACCCtcaaaatatgaaatacaaagaaatagctTCAGGCAGGATTCAAATGTACTTAACCAATCGAAAATAAAGACAGCAGAAAAACGCCATAAATGTAACATATGTGAAAAAGCCTTCATTCACAAGTCATCCCTTCGTAAACATCAGAAAAACCATACTGGAGAGAAATTATTTCAATGTGATGAATGTTTGAAAGCCTTCAACCAAAGCTCAGCTCTTATTCAACATCAAAgaactcatactggagagaaaccgtaTATATGTAAAgagtgtgggaaagccttcagccATAGTGCATCCCTTTATAAACACGTAAAAATACATACTGTGGAAAAATCCtacaaatgtaaagaatgtggtAAATCCTTTGGCAGAAGGTCTGCCCTTTTTATACATCAAAAAATTCATGCTCAAGACAATCCCCACAAATATAACCCAGGAAGGAAGGCATCCACTTGCAACCTACCTGGATGTCAGAGAATTCATCCAAGAAAGAAGACCTATTTATGTAACGAATGTGGCAACACCTTTAAGTCTAGTTCATCCCTTCGTTACCACCAGAGaattcacacaggagagaaacctttTAAATGTGGTGAATGTGGGAGAGCCTTCAGTCAGAGTGCATCTCTTATTCAACATGAAagaattcacactggagaaaagccttaCAGATGTAATGAATGTGAAAAAGGTTTCACTTCTATTTCACGACTTAATAGACATCGAATAATTCATACCGGAGAGAAATTGTATAATTGTAATGAGTGTGGTAAAGCCTTAAGTTCCCACTCGACACTCATTATTCATcagcgaattcatactggagagaaaccatgtaAATGTAAAgtgtgtgggaaagccttcagacAAAGTTCTGCTCTCATTCAACATCAGAGAATGCACACTGGAGAAAGACCCTATAAATGTAATGAGTGTGGGAAAACATTCAGGTGTAACTCGTCCCTTAGTAATCATCACAGaattcacacaggagagaaaccatatCGATGTCTGGAATGTGGGATATCTTTTGGGCAAAGTGCAGCTCTTCTTCAACATCAAAGGATTCATACAGGAGAAAAACCCTTTGTGTGTATTACATGTGGGAAAACTTTTAGGCAGAGCTCATCACTTATTGCACATcaaagaattcatactggagagaaaccctatgaatgtaatgCATGTGGGAAACTCTTCAGCCAGAGGTCGTCCCTTACAAACCATTATAAAATTCACATTGAAGAGGACCCCTTCAAAGTAGATTTGCATGTGTGA
- the LOC101104313 gene encoding zinc finger protein 354B isoform X3 produces MKNKQLLKATTSSNVSALSIILRANCIAKECKSSPKTTKATQTQDSSFSGLIRKTLKKDEPWNFISENPCIYEDRIKKQKDKSESLQIISVTHTKILTVERSHKNNDFGQNFSLKSVFVKQQRVTREKTPSKYEIQRNSFRQDSNVLNQSKIKTAEKRHKCNICEKAFIHKSSLRKHQKNHTGEKLFQCDECLKAFNQSSALIQHQRTHTGEKPYICKECGKAFSHSASLYKHVKIHTVEKSYKCKECGKSFGRRSALFIHQKIHAQDNPHKYNPGRKASTCNLPGCQRIHPRKKTYLCNECGNTFKSSSSLRYHQRIHTGEKPFKCGECGRAFSQSASLIQHERIHTGEKPYRCNECEKGFTSISRLNRHRIIHTGEKLYNCNECGKALSSHSTLIIHQRIHTGEKPCKCKVCGKAFRQSSALIQHQRMHTGERPYKCNECGKTFRCNSSLSNHHRIHTGEKPYRCLECGISFGQSAALLQHQRIHTGEKPFVCITCGKTFRQSSSLIAHQRIHTGEKPYECNACGKLFSQRSSLTNHYKIHIEEDPFKVDLHV; encoded by the coding sequence aatgtaaGAGCAGTCCTAAAACCACAAAGGCAACTCAAACTCAAGACTCATCATTTTCGGGGCTAATAAGGAAAACACTCAAAAAGGATGAACCATGGAATTTCATATCAGAAAACCCCTGCATATATGAAGAcagaataaagaaacagaaggacAAAAGTGAAAGTTTACAAATAATTTCAGTCACCCATACAAAAATCCTCACTGTGGAAagaagccataaaaataatgacttCGGCCAAAATTTCAGCCTGAAATCAGTGTTTGTTAAGCAACAGAGGGTTACTAGAGAAAAAACACCCtcaaaatatgaaatacaaagaaatagctTCAGGCAGGATTCAAATGTACTTAACCAATCGAAAATAAAGACAGCAGAAAAACGCCATAAATGTAACATATGTGAAAAAGCCTTCATTCACAAGTCATCCCTTCGTAAACATCAGAAAAACCATACTGGAGAGAAATTATTTCAATGTGATGAATGTTTGAAAGCCTTCAACCAAAGCTCAGCTCTTATTCAACATCAAAgaactcatactggagagaaaccgtaTATATGTAAAgagtgtgggaaagccttcagccATAGTGCATCCCTTTATAAACACGTAAAAATACATACTGTGGAAAAATCCtacaaatgtaaagaatgtggtAAATCCTTTGGCAGAAGGTCTGCCCTTTTTATACATCAAAAAATTCATGCTCAAGACAATCCCCACAAATATAACCCAGGAAGGAAGGCATCCACTTGCAACCTACCTGGATGTCAGAGAATTCATCCAAGAAAGAAGACCTATTTATGTAACGAATGTGGCAACACCTTTAAGTCTAGTTCATCCCTTCGTTACCACCAGAGaattcacacaggagagaaacctttTAAATGTGGTGAATGTGGGAGAGCCTTCAGTCAGAGTGCATCTCTTATTCAACATGAAagaattcacactggagaaaagccttaCAGATGTAATGAATGTGAAAAAGGTTTCACTTCTATTTCACGACTTAATAGACATCGAATAATTCATACCGGAGAGAAATTGTATAATTGTAATGAGTGTGGTAAAGCCTTAAGTTCCCACTCGACACTCATTATTCATcagcgaattcatactggagagaaaccatgtaAATGTAAAgtgtgtgggaaagccttcagacAAAGTTCTGCTCTCATTCAACATCAGAGAATGCACACTGGAGAAAGACCCTATAAATGTAATGAGTGTGGGAAAACATTCAGGTGTAACTCGTCCCTTAGTAATCATCACAGaattcacacaggagagaaaccatatCGATGTCTGGAATGTGGGATATCTTTTGGGCAAAGTGCAGCTCTTCTTCAACATCAAAGGATTCATACAGGAGAAAAACCCTTTGTGTGTATTACATGTGGGAAAACTTTTAGGCAGAGCTCATCACTTATTGCACATcaaagaattcatactggagagaaaccctatgaatgtaatgCATGTGGGAAACTCTTCAGCCAGAGGTCGTCCCTTACAAACCATTATAAAATTCACATTGAAGAGGACCCCTTCAAAGTAGATTTGCATGTGTGA